CAGTTATGGCGAAGATTTTTTTAATAAGTGTATCGATTTGTACCCAAATGGCAGGCAAATAGCTAAGCGTGTCCATTTTTATAAAAGCACCTTCGCATTACAAGAAGCCCTTCATGGGATCGAAAATGACGATCAACAGGCTTTTGAGAATGGAATCCATATTTATAGATAATTTTCATTCTAAAAAATATTCTAGTAATACGATTACGTTTTGAATGTAAGAAGGAGGAGGCAAGAAATGATTCAGAGGCTTGGAAATGCACCGTATTTCTTGCTGGTGGTTGCTGCTTTGTTTTGGGGAGGGAATGCGGTGGCCGGTAAGTTCCTCGCTAGTTCCCTTCCGCCGGTGACCATTTCATTCACTCGCCTGGGGATAGGGGTGCTGATTATGTCTCCGGTCATCATCAGGCTGTTCAGGCATGAAAGAGCTGCCCTTCGGGAACACTTCAAACTGCTTTTGTTCCTGGCGGTGACGGGTGTGATTGGCTTCAATCTGCTAATCTACTGGGCTGTCAATTATACGACGGCCATCAATGCAACCTTGTTGAACAGCACGAGTCCATTGTTTATTTTCCTGCTGTCAGCGCTTTTGATTGGTGAAAAAATGGAGCTGAAGTATTGGATATCCCTGGTGATTTCAATGCTTGGGGTACTGGTTGTCATCACGCATGGATCGGTTGAAAGAATGCTAGCTTTGCAGTTTAATATTGGGGATTTGATTATGGTGCTGGCAGTTATCTCATGGGCATTGTATTCCATTTATATTAAAAAAATCTCAGGAAAGCTACCCTCGCTGGCAATTTTCGGTTTTACTCTGGCGATCGGGTTTCTATTGATGGTTCCTGCTGTAGCAATCGAGCTGTCGATCGTCTCGGTAGGAAGTGTCGGTCTTCCGGAATGGACTGCACTATTTTACATCGGGATCTTTCCATCGATTTGTTCTTTTTTATTATGGAATCGTGGGGTTGCGATGATCGGGCCATCGAAGGCGTCGATTTCGTTGAACCTCATTCCAGTGTTCGGGGCGGTGTTTGCCTTCTTTTTTCTTGGTGAACTCATCTCTATACCGCAGATCATTGGTGGATGTCTAGTCTTTGTCGGTGTTTTCATTACTTCTTTTTCAAAGAAGAAAACAGTCCAATTAGCTGAGGAAGCTTAGAAATTCACTAGAAGAGATTGTCTCAATTGAATGAGGCACTCTCTTTTTTATGAGGGAAAAAGGAGATTAATCTGCTGAGGCGAATTTAATAGATATTGGAAAAGTGTCGAGAAGAAAAAGGAGGCCATATGGAATCATTAAAGCCTATAAAAAGAAGCCCTATTAGGATCTATTTCGGAAAAAAATATTACCGTTCTAAGAGATACTTTGATTGGGTTTTTGGGAATAAGAAATTTTCCATGAAAAAGGAAGATCAACCGCTAAAACATCAGGTATTTGCTCACCAAACCTTACTCCTTCGCGAATTGAAGAATGTTGATATGTGGTTGCAGCATAACAAGGTGAAGAATCTCAAAATCGCTACTCAAAAGCTAAATAAAATCATTATCAGGCCTGGGGAAACCTTCTCATATTGGCGATTACTTGGCAATACAACGAAGCGAAAAGGGTATGTGGATGGAATGGTCCTCCATTATGGAAAGGTCACCACCGGAGTTGGCGGTGGACTTTGCCAATTATCCAACTTGATCTATTGGATGACATTACACACTCCATTAACTATCACGGAAAGATATCGCCATAGCTATGATGTATTTCCCGATTCCAAAAGAAGTCAACCCTTTGGCAGTGGAGCTACATGTGCTTATAATTATCTTGACTTACAAATTAAAAATGAAACGAATACCAGTTATCAATTGATTGTTTATTTGAATGACACTCATTTAGTTGGTGAATGGAGATCTGAAACCCCTGCCATCCAATCATATGAGGTATATGAACGGGAGCATGCCATCTCGATGGAGTATTGGGGAGGGTATGTCAGGCATAATCGAATTCATCGTAAAGTATTTAACTCTGATAAAATACAAATTGATGATGAGTTTGTAACAGAAAATCATGCAATAATGATGTATGAACCTTTGCTGGAACAAGAAACGGTCACGAGTGAAAGTATTTGATGATACATAGAATCTAGCAAATCGATAAGTGTATTGCATGGCTGCTAAAGGATCAGCAAAATTAATAATGTAGGAGGAATTTACATATGTACGAAGAAGGTTTTGTGGAGGTTACCGGCGGAAGAGTCTGGTATGAGATTTACAATAAGGATGCGAGTGGGACACCTGTGATTATTTTACATGGAGGACCTGGGTCTTCAACTTATTCTTTAAAAGGATTGAAAGCGCTGGGTAAGGATCGGCCTGTGGTGATGTATGACCAGCTTGGCTGCGGAAAGTCGGATCGTCCTGATGATCTATCCTTATGGAAGATTGACCGGTTCGTTGAAGAACTTGGCCAGGTACGAGAAGCATTGAAGCTTGACGAAGTACATATACTTGGACATTCTTGGGGTACGACTTTGGCGGCGGCTTATGTGCTGACAAAACCAATTGGAGTGAAAAGTGTCATTTTTTCAAGTTCATGCTTAAGTGCACCGATGTGGGAAGAGGATCAAAAGCGGAATATCGCCAAGCTGCCAGCTGAGGTGCAGGAAACCATTTTGCGCTGCGAGGAAAGCGGCGAGACTGATACTGAAGAGTTTAAAGCAGCCATTAAGGAATTTAACAAGCAATTCGTGTTCCGCGGAGAGCCGGATTTGGAATGGATTAAGGCTGGAGCTGGCATGAAGAACCCTGTTGTGTATGAAACGATGTGGGGGCCGTCCGAATTTACGGTGAAGGGAAACCTTAAGACATTTGATTGTACACCGCAGTTGGGAGAAATCGAGTGTCCGACGCTCTATACTTGCGGCCGTTTTGATGAGGCAACACCGGAATCGACTGAGTATTACGCCAAGTTAACTCCAGGAGCTGTGTTCCATGTATTTGAAAGAAGTGCCCACATGCCATATATGGAAGAGCCGGAAGAGTATTTGCAAGTGATTGGCGGTTTTCTTGAAAAGGTCGATCGCCAAGTGTGACTTTTGCTATACTCCCTCATGAACCCTTTATGCTATGTTAATAGTATTAATTAAGCTATAAAGGAGTTTTTTTCATGAGCTGTGGATGTTCTAGATTAGAAGATGGCAAAGCGATTGTTGACCATGTAAAAAGCAAAGGCAAGGAAAAGATAAAGCCGCGTGTCGCGCACCAGATCGCTTGCGAATGCGGAGAAATGTTCACGATGGAAACCGTCATCACAAACTGCCCAAGCTGCGGAATGACTTACGGCGTCACACCTTGCAGTTCCGGTGATATCAATAAGGTCAAGGCTGCTGGAATTCAATATGCATAATAAAAAAATCTCTCGAGTTGTCGAGAGGTTTTTTTGATGTATGTGAAGTTGAAGTTTTCGATTTTTGCCTGTAATATGGATGAGACTGCTGTTAATACACTTGCCAATAGTACCTAGATCACTGTTTCAATATCCTCAACAGGTTTAAAATGAGTTTTGAATACGGTGTGCTTTTTGCCAAGTCTGTTTGTAACAATATAGGTTGTATCAAACTCCCGATCCACTTCATATTGATCGCCGACGTTGAATTCCACCTCTAAACCTTCGTTATTGATGCAAATAACTTTTCGCATATTTTATTCCTCCTGGGAAAATGACTCATTATTGTATATCTTTCGTACGGAGGTTGAGCTTTATGTCTTATTTGGCGATTTATGATGAAAATTGTTCCTGTTTTTTATTAAACTGGTAAAAATCAGGTGTTTTTTCCAGTTCGCCAATAAATTTGGGGAAATCGCCAATAAAAAATTTTTTTCGCCAATAAAAATAAAAAATCGCCAATAAAATGAAATTATCGCCAATAAAATCTTCGGTCACTCAATAGCTGTCTGCCAATTTTCGGATTAGCCCAAAAAGAGTCTATTATTATGATAAAATCAATACTAGACTACTATCGGGGGACCATTTTATGAATTCAAATACATATTTTTATCAATTTTTAGAGCCGATTTCAAAAGAATTGGCATTATTGGCGAAGGAATTAGAAAACAGTATCTTTTCGAGCCCAAGAACGATGCTGACGCATTCTCGGGTGTTTATTGAAAATATTTTACAGCAGGTAACGAAAGAAGAAGCAATCGTCGAGGATCCTCGGACTGGATTAAAAGAGCGGCTGGACTTGCTCAATGATCAAGGTTATTTGATTCCTGAGATTCGCGATGCATTGCATTTGGTACGGAGAATGGGGAATCAGGCGGCACATGATGCGAGGATGTTCCGCTTTTCCGAGGCGCTTTTATCATGGGAAGCCTTGTACAGCATTGTAAAATGGTATGTTGAGGTTTACGGTCCGGTTGATGTGACCGTACCGGAATATCAGGATCCTTCTCCCCAGGCAGAAAAAACGTTTGATATGTCTGAGCTTGAGGTCAGGTTGAAAGGGTTGGAGGAGCTGTTGAAAAATCCGCCTCCACAACAAGCTGAAATTCCAGCGAGGGAAGAAGTAGCAGTGGCTGTTGCTACTCCAGTTGAAGAGGTCCAGGAAACTCCAGGGTTCACTCCGATCCGGACGATCACTTATAAAGGGAGATCGCTTCAGATTCCTTATTTCCTGAGGGATGCGTTTCTTTTGCCGCAGCGATTTGATAAATCGGAAACTTTCCTGATTCGCCTTGGTGCTGAACAGGAAGCCCGTATCATGAGCGAACTTCCTGGCAATCTTGAGGGGCTGCACAAGAATGTAAAAAGATATAATGAAAAGAATGATGAGCAATTTTTCGAGGAGCTTGGAACTTTCATTGAAGAGGAAAAAGTGCGCAGACAGCTGACATTGAAGCGTCAGGGGGAGCTATTCTTCTTTTACAAATCAAGTCATATTGTAGTGACGGAAGAACTGAAAAAGGTACCATTAACGGCAGATGAATTCACAGGAATTCCGAGTCTTTTAAGGCAGTTGATTGAAGACCAGATTTACACGGTCGGGCAGCTTCCTATGGAACTTGTGATCTTGGCGAAGTATGACAATGTTGGAGTAGGCACTGTCGAGAAATTGTTCGACCAGCTGAAGTCAAAGGTGACTAATAAGACGGACGAGGCAGATGGTGACATGACAACAGAGCGAAAGAGCTTCAAAAAGTGGGAATCTTTATATGTAAAGGTGAAGCACAATGGAGTGACGTCTGTTATTGAAGGTTCAAGTGTTCCAGCAATTTGGAAGGAAGCGCTGAAATGGATTGAGGATCATGAACTTCATTTATCCGATATGGTAAAAGCGGGGATAATTCTTGGTTCTACGGATAATGGCAAGCGCTATGCCATTGCGCTTCAACCGATTCATCCAGATAAAAGGCCATTCACACAGCTTCATACTTATCATTCTCAGATATCGGGTGAAGCCTACTATTTAGAGACAAAAATCAATCCGAAATCAGGGCTTGAGACACTTGGTAAGGTTTTGACGCGCTTGGGTGTTGAAGTGGATATTCCATTATTGAAGGATGAATAAACGTGATAAAATGCCGTGGGAAACCACGGCATTCTTTGTGTGCTTTTCCTGCGGGGTTACTTCCTCTTTTGTGCTTTCAGCTTGTTCATTTCCAATTCAGCCGCATATTCTTCTTGCGACTTCCCTTGCTTGAAGCTTTCTGACTGGATTTTCCTGAACTTGTTGTCATTTTGATTAGGCATGTGCACACCTCCTTTTGAACATAAGTATTTTGTTCAAAGTACCGATGATTATTCTAAGTCTGTGCACGAGCAACCCTGGATAAATTTCTCATAATTCAATATTATTTTGCTATTCCGGATATAATGAAAGCGCTTTACATGTGAAACTATTCACAAGTATAATAAGAGTGTAAATAAAACTTATTCATTTCCGGGAGGAATCGCAATGTTAGCTGACCTTATTTATGAATTCAAGAGCTGGTGGTTGGGAGATTTACCAAAGGTCGGAAATGAGGAATTTGAAAGAATCGAATCAAAACATACAAGAGTACATCACGATGAAGATATTTATGAAATCATAAGGGTTCATTAGAAAACATAAAAAATCGGCAGTCTGATTCCATCTGGATTGGACTGCTTTTATTTTGTAGTAATTTCATGATGGGTGGTATATGATTATACTTCATGTTATGTGGTTTTTATACAGGGGAAATGGATAAAACTAATCCAAAAACCTTAAGAATTTGGAGTTGATTTTTTGAGTAAAGCTAAAGGAAAGAGCGGAACGGGAAGAGGCACGGGCAAAAAAGGGTGGAATCGCTGGCAGGCTAGTGCGAAAAAAGCCAAGAGTGCCAAGCCATACAAGAGTAAAGGTGTTAAACACGGAAATGCTTCCAAAGAAGGTACATCTGAAAAATAATGCCTTATAATGCGTTGATCCAATTGAGGATTGACGCTTTTTTGTATTTTGAAGGATTAAATAACATGAATTTCAATAAAATAATTATATAATTTAATAAAAATTTATTGTAAATCGATAAATATCATGGTAAATTCAAAGTGACATTAAATGAATGAGGTGCTTGTTATTATGAAAAAAGGGTCAACACTTTTTTTAAAGGCTGCAGTTATTTTAATTGGCCTTCCTGTTTTGGCTTTATGCATGTTTTTGCTTCCACAGATTGCGTCTGAAGCGAATGATGCAGCCGCAAGAGGTTCGGATTTGGCATTTGCGGTTTATGCTATCCTAATGGTTTTGTACGTTTCAGCTGTCCCATTTTATTTTGCATTGTATCAATCATTCAATCTGTTATCTTACATTGACAAGAACCAGGCTTTCTCTGATTTATCGGTTATAGCTTTAAAGAAAATCAAAAATAGTGCGATCATCATCAGTGGCTTGTTTGTGGTGGCTCTCCCATTTGTCTATGTTTTAGCTGAGGTTGACGATGCACCAGGACTGATTTTAATTGGAATGGGAATGATTTTTGCACCATCAGTGGTCGCAGTTTTTGCAGCCGTCCTGCAGCGACTCCTACAAGAAGCCATCGAGATCAAAGAAGAGAACGACTTAATAGTCTGAGGTGAATGCAATGGCAATTATAATCAATATTGATGTAATGTTGGCTAAAAGGAAAATGAGTGTAACGGAACTTTCTGACCGGGTTGGAATCACGATGGCTAACCTTTCTATTTTAAAAAATGGAAAAGCAAAAGCAATCAGGCTGTCGACACTAGATGCAATTTGCAAAGCACTGGAATGCCAGCCCGGGGATATTCTTGAATATAAAGAGAATGAAGAATATTAGCTAGTTAATTAAGTTTTATTAAATGGCGTTGATCCGGGTGGATTAACGCTATTTTTAAATCTAGAACAGTTTCGAAGTGCATAGGAAGAAGTTAATAGACAGTTCGGGAGATGACGAAGCATGAAATGTCTAAGAAAGGGTGTTTGTTTAATGGTCATTTCGGCAGGCGATGATGCATGAAACATCTAAGAAAAGGTGTTTAATGGACATTTCGGCAGGTGACGAAGCATGAAATGTCTAAGAAAAGGTGTTTAATGGACATTTCGGCAGGTGATGATGCACGGAATGTCTATGAAAAAGTGTTTAATGGACATTTCGGCAGGTGATGATGCACGGAATGTCTATGAAAAAGTGTTTAATGGACATTTCGGCAGATGACGAGGCATGAAATGTCTAAGAAAAGGTGTTTAATGGAAACTTCAACAGGTGATGATGCAAAAAAAGTTTATTAAGAGTTGTTGATGTTAATTAGACTTTTCAGGTGCAAGGAAAAGGATAATTGTTCCTAAGAGTTTCACAAAGTGTCTAGGAATTTCTTTGTGCGTATAGCAGAATGGTTATCTTCATCTCTAAGAACTATACTTTTATCTTAATACCCTTTTATTGTATAGAATTGGAGAAGATAAGGGATTGGAGTGAAACAGTTGATTTCTAACTCTGAATTGCAAAATGTAGGAATATATTGACAACAATATATATAAACGCTAAACTATTTTAAAATTCCAAATAAAAAAGCATTGAAGAGAAAAGTAGTTAAGTTTAAGGATATTTCCAGAGAGCTCCTGGTTGCTGAAAAGGAGTAATATCTGCTTAACGAATAAAGCCTCAGAGCTTCTTGCCAATCTGATGATCAATCAGGGATCGCAAGACGGGTTCTTCCGATATAAAGATAGGGTATGAACGTACCCGAAGAGGTTGGTTTGGCGACGAATCAACAAACTGAGGTGGTACCGCGAAGTCAAACTCTCGTCCTCAAGATTCATTTCTTGGGGGTGAGAGTTTTTTTATTGTAGAAAATTCTAGGAACAGCGAGGGAAATAAGATGACGGAACCAATATTATTAGATATTCCATCCCAGATTGTAACAGGAAGATTATTACTTCGGGCTCCCAATCGTACGGATGACGGAAGTATCGTTAACCAGGCTATAAGAGATTCTTTTGATGAGCTAAAAGCATGGTTGCCGTTTGCGCAAAAGCTCCCTAAAGTAGTGGAAACCGAGATTAACCTGAGAAAAGCCCATATCAACTTTTTAAAAAGAGAAAGCTTTCGTTTTCTCATTTTTCATAGAGAGACGGATGATTTCATTGGGACAGTCAGCCTTCAGGGGATTGACTGGTCCATTCCTAAAGGTGAAATCGGGTACTGGATTAATACGAGGTTTAGTGGAAACGGATATATGACAGAAGCGGTAAAGGCGGTAACTGATTTCGGGCTAAACCAGCTTAAATTCAAGAGAATCGAGATAAGATGTGAATCTACTAATCTGAAAAGCAGGGCCATCCCCGAAAAACTTGGATATCAATTAGAAGGTATCTTACGAAATGAGGATTTATCAGCTGACGGCAGCAGGCTGACCGATACTTGCTACTATTCAATCATATCCTGATGTCACAGGTATATTAATTCAGGAAGGTATATTGCCCCTTATCTTCATTAAAATAGTTCGTACAAATAAGGAATTGTGCATGTTTTGCGAAGTCCCTATTGATTTGGGTAGTTTTTCTGCAATTGTGGAATCATTTTCTCTTGTTATATCGCCAAAAAGTCTGAAAATTGAAACCTTGTTCTGACACAATCGTAAAGGTTTATATATAATACGGTAAGGAGTGTTGGGAATATGGGATGGGGATTGGCCAGGAACACGGATTTTAGTGGTCATCAGATCGAAATAGCTGTCATCTTCACCTTTTTCATCGTAATCGCAATTTGGGTATATTATGATTCAGACAAATATTTTATCCGATTCAAGAGACATATATTCTGGATTTTAACAATATTCATGGGTCCAATTGCTCTTCTCATTTATCTAAT
This portion of the Mesobacillus sp. S13 genome encodes:
- a CDS encoding DMT family transporter, which encodes MIQRLGNAPYFLLVVAALFWGGNAVAGKFLASSLPPVTISFTRLGIGVLIMSPVIIRLFRHERAALREHFKLLLFLAVTGVIGFNLLIYWAVNYTTAINATLLNSTSPLFIFLLSALLIGEKMELKYWISLVISMLGVLVVITHGSVERMLALQFNIGDLIMVLAVISWALYSIYIKKISGKLPSLAIFGFTLAIGFLLMVPAVAIELSIVSVGSVGLPEWTALFYIGIFPSICSFLLWNRGVAMIGPSKASISLNLIPVFGAVFAFFFLGELISIPQIIGGCLVFVGVFITSFSKKKTVQLAEEA
- a CDS encoding VanW family protein; protein product: MESLKPIKRSPIRIYFGKKYYRSKRYFDWVFGNKKFSMKKEDQPLKHQVFAHQTLLLRELKNVDMWLQHNKVKNLKIATQKLNKIIIRPGETFSYWRLLGNTTKRKGYVDGMVLHYGKVTTGVGGGLCQLSNLIYWMTLHTPLTITERYRHSYDVFPDSKRSQPFGSGATCAYNYLDLQIKNETNTSYQLIVYLNDTHLVGEWRSETPAIQSYEVYEREHAISMEYWGGYVRHNRIHRKVFNSDKIQIDDEFVTENHAIMMYEPLLEQETVTSESI
- a CDS encoding proline iminopeptidase-family hydrolase is translated as MYEEGFVEVTGGRVWYEIYNKDASGTPVIILHGGPGSSTYSLKGLKALGKDRPVVMYDQLGCGKSDRPDDLSLWKIDRFVEELGQVREALKLDEVHILGHSWGTTLAAAYVLTKPIGVKSVIFSSSCLSAPMWEEDQKRNIAKLPAEVQETILRCEESGETDTEEFKAAIKEFNKQFVFRGEPDLEWIKAGAGMKNPVVYETMWGPSEFTVKGNLKTFDCTPQLGEIECPTLYTCGRFDEATPESTEYYAKLTPGAVFHVFERSAHMPYMEEPEEYLQVIGGFLEKVDRQV
- a CDS encoding DUF4145 domain-containing protein, with product MNSNTYFYQFLEPISKELALLAKELENSIFSSPRTMLTHSRVFIENILQQVTKEEAIVEDPRTGLKERLDLLNDQGYLIPEIRDALHLVRRMGNQAAHDARMFRFSEALLSWEALYSIVKWYVEVYGPVDVTVPEYQDPSPQAEKTFDMSELEVRLKGLEELLKNPPPQQAEIPAREEVAVAVATPVEEVQETPGFTPIRTITYKGRSLQIPYFLRDAFLLPQRFDKSETFLIRLGAEQEARIMSELPGNLEGLHKNVKRYNEKNDEQFFEELGTFIEEEKVRRQLTLKRQGELFFFYKSSHIVVTEELKKVPLTADEFTGIPSLLRQLIEDQIYTVGQLPMELVILAKYDNVGVGTVEKLFDQLKSKVTNKTDEADGDMTTERKSFKKWESLYVKVKHNGVTSVIEGSSVPAIWKEALKWIEDHELHLSDMVKAGIILGSTDNGKRYAIALQPIHPDKRPFTQLHTYHSQISGEAYYLETKINPKSGLETLGKVLTRLGVEVDIPLLKDE
- a CDS encoding DUF3934 family protein, with protein sequence MSKAKGKSGTGRGTGKKGWNRWQASAKKAKSAKPYKSKGVKHGNASKEGTSEK
- a CDS encoding DUF2975 domain-containing protein, with protein sequence MKKGSTLFLKAAVILIGLPVLALCMFLLPQIASEANDAAARGSDLAFAVYAILMVLYVSAVPFYFALYQSFNLLSYIDKNQAFSDLSVIALKKIKNSAIIISGLFVVALPFVYVLAEVDDAPGLILIGMGMIFAPSVVAVFAAVLQRLLQEAIEIKEENDLIV
- a CDS encoding helix-turn-helix domain-containing protein; translation: MAIIINIDVMLAKRKMSVTELSDRVGITMANLSILKNGKAKAIRLSTLDAICKALECQPGDILEYKENEEY
- a CDS encoding GNAT family N-acetyltransferase; the encoded protein is MTEPILLDIPSQIVTGRLLLRAPNRTDDGSIVNQAIRDSFDELKAWLPFAQKLPKVVETEINLRKAHINFLKRESFRFLIFHRETDDFIGTVSLQGIDWSIPKGEIGYWINTRFSGNGYMTEAVKAVTDFGLNQLKFKRIEIRCESTNLKSRAIPEKLGYQLEGILRNEDLSADGSRLTDTCYYSIIS